Within Aspergillus oryzae RIB40 DNA, chromosome 2, the genomic segment ATGCATAGATTGGTTTCAACTAGTTCAATATTTATGCGACCACGGTTACGGAAGCACAAAGCCTCTCTAAGGACAGGTACGTTATTCTAGTAATCATTATATAGTTATGAGTTAGAATATTGTACGTTACCAAGACTGTCGTATACCCTCACTGTGAAAGCTTTCCGAAGGGATATATATTACCTTTCAAGAAATCCACAATTTAAtagagtatatacatacatccttTAATAGAGACACTCTATCCCACTTCTTAGGGCTATAAAACCCAGCCcataaacaaagaaacctgCAAATGAAAAATACTTTCAACGCAAACATATAAAATTTCCACTTACATTCCCCAAGGTAATTTTCAAATTCCAAGTAATTCAAATACAGCCGACACAATCTCAGAACGAGTAGAATTATATTTACAACCACATATTTCTCCGAATGCAACCCAGCCAGGAGAAAATTTCAGAATGTCCCAGACGAAATAAAAACATCAGTAGTAAACATGGGTCAAAAGTACTTGGAAGGCTGTgctattttccttccccctcaTTTTTAACTTGTCCACTCCACCTTTTGTCCGGGGTTTGTGGTACGCTATTTCTCCGAGGTATTTCTCCGGGGAATCTTCTGGACTGTGTGACGAATATGGGTAAAGACTGACTTAGGGGCAGGTATTGGTTCTTACATGGTGAATGATTCGTTTGAAGGTATGTAGGGGTGCAAAGATAGATCAGAGGTGATTTCTGAAATTTGGTTGTCATATAGCCCTAAAGTCCCGCAGAGCTTGGTATTTTGAGACTTGTTTCTCCAGTTGGATGGAGCTCCTACTTtagtcctttctttctcattttctggGTTATCCTTATCCTTACGTTTGGATTGTTTCTAAATTCCTGACGCATGTGAGGAGATACAGGACCCCTGCAGTCTTCatttttgtatgtatgtatatacagaaCCTTTGACTGAATAAGTATATTTATCACCGACCGCAGAACAAAGCGGCTCAAAGATTACTTATTCCAACAACCCAGCTGCAACGGTATCACCTCCAGCCCGAAGAACAACCCTCGTAGGCGCCTCTAAAGGCACTGCGTGATCCATTTCCACAACGATTCGTGCCACTGAGCCTGGTGCAACGAtttttggcttcttcttgatggaAGCGCCAGAACCTTTATCCAACGTTGCGACGAGTCGACTAATCCGGCCAGGTACGTGAAGGCGTCCCCGATGAACATCAACCATGCTGGGCATCAGATGCTCAAATGCCAGCACCTTGGCTGTGAATGATGTGATATTGGCGATAGGCGCAGAGGCACGACAGATCACGTCGCCAGAACGTAGATGGATGGGGTCAATGTTTGCAAGGTTGAGAACCACATTTTGGCCCGCAACAGCCCAGTCGCTCGGTTCACTGTCCACTTCCAAGCTTCGTACCAAGGCCGTTTCGCCACTAGGCATCGTGAGAATTTGGTCACCCACTTGCAAGCTGCCAGCATCGAGTCGACCAGAGATCGAAAGGGGGTTCTGCACACTTCCACGGAAGACATCACCAATGGTCATTCGCAATGGCTTGTCGAGGGCATGAGAGTAAGGCTCGGTagcttcaagttcctcaaTTAGGGTGCGACCTGTATACCATGACACATTTGGATCCTCGCTTCGCTTTGTGACATTGTCACCACTGATGCCTGAGCATGGCACAAATGCGATGTTTTTGGCTTGGAATCCCGCAGTGGTCAAGAAAGCTGAAACCTGCTGCTCGATCTCGTCATAGCGATCCTTGTTCCACTGAACCGAGTCCATCTTATTCACAGCAACAATAATCCTTTGAACACCCATACTCCGCACTAGAAGAGCGTGTTCCTTAGTCTGACCCTTCAAACCAGACTCAAAGTTCCCCGTGCCTGAATCAATaacaagaacagcaaaaTCAGCCTGGCTAGCACCAGCTATCATATTCGGCACAAAATCTCTGTGGCCGGGAGCATCTACAATGGTGAAGACGGTCTTCTCTGTCTCAAACTTGTTAGTCGCGATATCGATAGTGACACCGCGTGCTCTCTCCTCGGAACCTTGATCCAACACCCAGGCAAGAGCAAAAGAGCCTTTGCCTATCTTCTCAGCTTCTCGCCGATATTTGTCAAGGGTACGTTGGTCTATTGCCTTCAGATCAGCAAGTAAGCGGCCCATGAGCGTACTTTTTCCGGCATCGACATGACCTGAGCGACCATTAACAACACAACTCTGTGGTTATAAACACGTGTGAAAACAAACCGATGACTGCGAAATTCATGGCATTTTTCCGCTTCGACTTTTGGTATTCAGATAAAACGTCCAGGTTCTTGCTCTTAACGGTCACCTTCTCTGCAACACTTAGATTGTTCATGCCACCCGCTAAGTCGGTTTGGTTTTTCTTATCGCCAGCCGGCTTAGAAGCAGGTTGTTTCGACTTGAAGCCTGCATATCTATTAGGGAGAGAGGTCCTAGATCTTGCGCCGAATAGCCAAACCTTTTGCAGAGCTCTGTGCGTTTAAgacgacatcatctgggCTTGGGCCTGTGAAATCAAAGGGTTCAGTAAGATTTTGTCCGTATATCTCCATCAGATCCAAAGAAGTTGAGAACAAGGGACTGGGCTCGGTCAGTTTTGGCCGCGTAACATCCCCAACGATAGTGCTAGCGAAAGTAGAAGGCGAGGCGCGAATATTGACAGTAGGctgctctttttcttcctttttgacCAAAGGCTCTGCAGTAAGCTCTTGTTGTACATTTGCTGAGTTAACCTGCGACGCCCCATTCTGCTTGACTAGTTCAGGAGATGGCTTCTTCTGAGGTGAATGGCTCCCGGGGTGGGACAACTTTCCCAAAGGACGCGGCGACTGGGCACCCTCAGGCTTTAATATTTTTCCATTGCCAGCGAGCCTTTCGCGGAGAGATAACGAAGCGCCTTTCTGTTCCGTTGAAGGCACTGGTGTTTTATTCACCTCAGCATTCTGCGCAGGGGCTGCAGTTGAAGCCTTGTCaccctcctttttcttgcgGGCAGCGGCCAAAGCAGCCAGTTTCGAAACTTTTCCGCCAGATTCAGGAGCCCCTCCAAGTAGCCCAAGCCGAGGGTAAAGAGGCTCTATGAGAATATCGGCCTTACGATGCGCCGGGACATTGAGCCACGGCGAGTCGCGGAAGAAGTCTGCGGCGGAGAAGTGTGGAGGCTCTTGCAGAACCAGATCGGGAGGCAAAGGGTATGCAGGCACTGAAAACCTGTTAGAACATTCTTGAGCTTCCATTTGGAGTCAGTTACCAGTCAAAAACGAGGGACAGGTTACACTCACCACTATCGCAAAGGTGCGACAAAGGGGATTCCGCTGGAGACTCGAGCCCGCCCATGGGAATTGGGGAAAGCTGTAGAACCAAAAGTGATCATGCTTACCTttcgccttcgccgccggAGCGGGCGCgctctcctttttcttcgtttccttAGCTTTCTTATCTAACCAAGCCAGCGCAATTAGCGTCCATGCCACCTAATCGATTTATCTTGTTGAACGGCAACACCCGTTCGCTGATCTGCGCAGTTTTTGCCTACTCACTTCTTAAGTAGTTCACAGACTTTTCCACGTCGTTATAGTAATGCCATAGTGCTTCCTGAACTTCGTCCCGCGTGGCTGTCACAGAAGGCGACCCCGCGAGGAGCTGACTCAACACCTCTGCAGTACACTGTTCGAGAAATTCCTGTTCTTCGGGATCCGGGGAGTCATATCCATCGTCGaagtcatcctcatcgtAAGCCACAGCCTTTACGCGATGGCGCGACATGGTGATTGCTGTGATTGTTGAGGGAGGGGCAGGTGGACTCGGAGGGGTTCAGCCGCACAAGGCTGGTGTGTGGGAGGGAAGTAAGATGATATGAGGGCAAGTACTCCAGCACGTTACGTCTCTCAGGGGAGTCTTCCAATTACCCAAATGCCAACTATCCGGAGCAGCGGATCAGGAGAATAATGCTGTCGAattgtcaaggaagagatgaaCTTCCACACGTCATTCCCTCATTTATTGTCCCCGCTCCGCAGACCGCTTTCCACCCTAATATCTAAAACGAACCCTCTCATTGGCTCTGGGTAAAGCATAGATCCCCGAAGAATATAGACTGTAAACAAACCGTATAGTAGATGCAAATGTTACAGTTAAGTTGTATTGTTTTCTAAGAATGGCTCTAAGCAACTAATGACTAAAACCAAGTGTCGTGTCTGTCTGCAGAGCAATTACTACTTACAGCAACACTAACGTATCTCTATCCATCCCTACGACAAGTCATACCATCATGAATAATCGTCAGTGCGAAAATCTTTCTAAGTGGGTGGTTATTTCAGTGGACTTCCGCCGAAAAAGTCTCCTGTTCCCGGAGCAAAGCTGCCATTGCTCGGGGTCAGGGCAACCGAGCGTCGGAAACCCTGTCTAGGCGTGGTGGGCGCACTGGCAGTAGGGGCGGTCACTTCAGGAGTGCTGGGGGTGTTTCTACCGCTATTATTCTGCATCGTCACTGCAGTTCCAGGCCGTGATAGAACGGCTGTAGCGCCGTTTCGAGCTGGTGGTCGGAATCCTAGTTTAGATCCCTCGCGGAATAGCTCCTCGAGTATTTGCGAAACCACCCCTGCGTCTTCATActcctggaacttcttccaaAGACGAAGGGCCATACGTGCGTCTTCAATAGAGTCATGCCCTTGGTTGTTGTCGgtgggttcttcttggatgtATTCTTTGAACACAGCCCAGGCTAAGTATCGGAGACTGAGACGCCGATTCTTACCGGGGTGGAAGAACAGATATTGGGTATCGACTGTCTGACATTTGGGGACCTGGATATTGATTTTGCGGAAATCGGAGGCCAGCCCGTGCCCGACAAAAACGCATCCCAAATTGAGGAGAAGCCACAACTTCTTATATGCGACTTTAAGTGGGACAAGATTGTGCTGACTAGTCCTCGGGTCCAAGTCACCGGGTTTAATGCCAGAGTATTGAGTGACATAGTCAACGATCGTCTCTTTGATAGTGATATAATCATCGATAAAAGGCACGCCTTCTCGAGTCCCGGACCCTCTGAGAACGGAAACTCGAGCAAGGCCACTCTTGCTAGGTCGTACGATTTCTTGAGAACCATCGGCTTTCACGTCGATCTCTGCTTTTTCGAGATCAACAAATTCGGTATCGAGGGCAACAGGGGTACCAGGAGTcggtttctcttcctctgaAAGAGTTGCAAGTGATTCCACGGAGCGACCGCCACTAAAAGAAATAGTCAGCATGGAATTACCTAGGATTTGTGGCACAGATTCAACCCACTTAAGTGACCAATCGCGGTAAAGAAGCGTCGTGTCAAGGACGTTCTTCCAGTTATCATCCATGGCGTGGCGAGCATCCTTCACCTGATATGCCAGCACACACGGCACTTTCCACGGTTGATTGAATCGGAGGGCTTCATCCTTGTCTACCTCCGTGACCAGGAAGTCATTGAACAGATGCCATTTATTTGTAGTCTCCGGTTCGCGTGAGGAAATGGACACATTGATAAATGAGACTAGATGAGCTTTCTGATGTTCAGGAATATCGATTTCTGAAACCACGCCCACCAATTCATATACCACAAGGCCCGGCATGTTGTTCTGCATCCGCATTCGAaggtcttctccttcaaagCACAAAATCTGGCCAGCATCAACCACAAGGCCAACCGCTTCTGGTAACCATCCGGGAATTGCCCAAAGGCGTCTGTAGATGGGATTGTTTAGTGCAGTGTTGAGCATCATCACGAGCGGCATGCGATGTACTGTCTTCCGAATAGCCACCTGCTGGTAACGTCGGCAGTAATTGCACCACCCTCTGTTTTGAGTCTCGCGCTCAATGCTTGCCCGCAAAATGTTTGAGAAACGGTAAGCAGGGTTCCTACGGATCTGTTTTATATCAATCGCTGGATAAATTAACTCATTAACCAGCGAGTTCCCTGGTCGGACGATTTCCTTCTGGCAAAACATGCAGCGAATAGACTCGGAAGCAACGGTTGCTAACTTGTGGTCGAGATCATCTGAGCTCGGGAGGATCATGCGAAAATCATGAGAAATTTGGCCAAGAAAGAATCTGTTCACAGACTGAATTGAAGTAGACAACGACTTATTCGTCAAATTCTCTTCCAGCAGCCCTAAACTGGAGGCTTCCCGAAAACTGCCGAAAGTTTTTAGAAGATTCGTCGCTTGACAGTTCTGACCGTCTGCTTTCTCTAGCATATCGAATAGATAGCCCATCTCACATAGAAGGCAGTTTTCAAATATGCAGGCGCTTGCGGCGTGCTGGAGAGCTACATTTCGTATCAATGGAATGAACTTGAATAGCTGGAGGAGAGCATTCGTGAAGGAGTTTGCAATGTGTGTCTCTAGACCAGAGAATTTGGTCTGGTTATAGAATCTATATCAAATGTCAACTAATTTGTTTCGGATCGAAGAGCTCAGAGTATGTCTTACCTAAAGTCGAAATCATCGACACCAAACCGGCTGTATTTGATCTCGACATTACTGTATTTGAGAAGAGGGTCGTCCTCTGCTTCGCCGTTAAGCTTCGTTCCCGCAAGTGTCTCTGCCGCATCAGTAACGAGTCCATCCGACTTCGCCTTACTTTGTTCTCTTGCCTTTTCGCTCAAGAACTTCGGCGCAATAAGAGCAGGTTCAGAATTGGCCAATGCGCGAGTATTTTCTACTTGATTTCGTCTAGTCTTCTTCGGGTTTGGTGCATAGTGCCCAATCTCCGCGGGACGGAGGTAGGGAATTAGTGCTTGATCAATAGGGGCCGGCGGGCTGCCAATCTCAAAAACAAGGTGGCTAGGCCATGCAGAAAACAAGCGCTCGTGGTAATATGGCATACCAATCATGCTCAGGGGCGTATCAGGAGACCAGTCAAGCGGTGGAGGTCGGGCAGGTACATCTGCAAATTCAACTTCCTTGCTCATCTCGTTGAAGTGTACCTTCGATGGAGAACCCCACAAGTGTATTGCACACTCTGCATCGTTTATGGCTAATGCCTCCCCAGAAGGCGACAAATCGATACCGAGCATGAATGAAACATTGGCCTGACGGAGGTTGATTGCGTTAGGGTTCATAAGGTCAACCACCTGTAGCTGACCGGTCTGAGACGCAACAAAACTAGTGGTATGCAGCTTAGGATGCATGCGCACATATGCAGCGCCGGCATGAAAAGGTATAGGAGGTAATGGTGACAGTGTTTTGAGATCATAAACGTTGGCCAAGGGATCGACGATGGGTGATCCCAGATGTCTAACCGAAAATCCACAGGTGACCAGAAGGTCATTCCTAGCATCCATATCATTGACAGCTGTTCCATGGGCCTTCCAAGACTTAACGACACGAAAATCGGTGAGACTCAAGGCGTTCACTGATCCGGTGTCTGTCGCAGCACAAAGATATCGGCTCTTTTTCATCATAGTGTAATTATATTCCGTCGGCAGCTTGTCGACTATGTGTCCCTTATCGATATCAATCGTAAACATTGCCTTCTGACATCCGGCCACTATAACTTTGTTCAATTGTGCCGTGAAGCTCATGCAACGTAGATCCGTCATGTCCTCATGGGTAATGTGCCATTGCGTCAGGCCACGCCGGGTTATCATATGAACACTCTTcgaagacaatgatatcaCGCCTCTATCATGAAAAAGTATCTGCCGCACGGGGCCTTCGGAGACTGGGTGTGCCCGGACGGAGGTATACCTCTGTAATTCTGGACCGCAAAAGGAAGTGATTCGGCCCTGCCGAGGAAGCAGACGCAGATCAGCACATAGTCAACTTCCACAATGGAAGACCTTACATATTCATTCCCTACCCACAGCAGTTCCATCACATCGTCAAAAGCTATTGCTGTCGCAATCGTTGGCATGCCATGTGGGCTTGGAGGTGGCACCTGAATGCGCGACAGTTCATCCCAATCGGCCTCCATGGTGCTAACATTGCACCCGGGTCTTCACCCGAGCTTCTCTTATCTTTAAATCAGATGCAGGCGACGTGGTTATTCCTAAAGACTGAAACGGTCCTGTCCATTCGGAAAGAGAGCGAAATCGGGCATTGTTCGGCGTAGACGCGATTGCGGGGGGAGCTATCAGAGGTCGTTTTCGAGGGTCACAGCACACGGTCTTGAAGGGGTAGAAGCCGAGCCAAACTCTCCCATTCACCAGTAATATTGCCCGTCTCTGTTCGAAAATATACTTGGAAAGCCCCCCAAGCGTGCTATCTGCAAAGATGAGGCGGTAATACTGATGAGGTACCGACACGTCGTCACGTGAAAGCTAGAGCGGGGGACATGCTGTATCGCCTCAGGCAGCGATCAGGTagccaaaagagaaaaacaagtacggagtacggagtacttccTCGAGTTATAGTATACACCTGTACTGCTTGCCCTAATGCTACTAACCTAGGCCCATAATTACACCAGAAACCAAGGTAGTTTGGTCATATGtattaattattaatttGATCTATCAAGTGTCCTAGTTATACATTCTTGAGTATAGACTCACATCAAAAAATCAGAACACACTAAtatccaattccaattcAGTATGGAGATAAATACACACTCATTACACGTAAAGCTTTCGAGACTTAAACTTTATTGCAAGTACTTATATTGAATATTAACCCAGCTCATATCTAGTATCACTTAAACTGCGATTAATCGCACTTTATACCATTTCATAGGACAGCCAAAAGGGATGAAGGTCAGATGACTTAGCTCAGTGGAAAGATTTCGCAAACTTCGTTGCGTGCACATTGCAGGATTAATGACTCCGCAAAAAGAGGTCATGTAAGTTTGGAATTTTCTCTGATTATGCATTATACAGTTAGCcattttattaaatttttattCGAAATT encodes:
- a CDS encoding putative translation elongation factor EF-1 subunit (elongation factor 1 alpha), with the protein product MSRHRVKAVAYDEDDFDDGYDSPDPEEQEFLEQCTAEVLSQLLAGSPSVTATRDEVQEALWHYYNDVEKSVNYLRNKKAKETKKKESAPAPAAKAKVPAYPLPPDLVLQEPPHFSAADFFRDSPWLNVPAHRKADILIEPLYPRLGLLGGAPESGGKVSKLAALAAARKKKEGDKASTAAPAQNAEVNKTPVPSTEQKGASLSLRERLAGNGKILKPEGAQSPRPLGKLSHPGSHSPQKKPSPELVKQNGASQVNSANVQQELTAEPLVKKEEKEQPTVNIRASPSTFASTIVGDVTRPKLTEPSPLFSTSLDLMEIYGQNLTEPFDFTGPSPDDVVLNAQSSAKGFKSKQPASKPAGDKKNQTDLAGGMNNLSVAEKVTVKSKNLDVLSEYQKSKRKNAMNFAVIGHVDAGKSTLMGRLLADLKAIDQRTLDKYRREAEKIGKGSFALAWVLDQGSEERARGVTIDIATNKFETEKTVFTIVDAPGHRDFVPNMIAGASQADFAVLVIDSGTGNFESGLKGQTKEHALLVRSMGVQRIIVAVNKMDSVQWNKDRYDEIEQQVSAFLTTAGFQAKNIAFVPCSGISGDNVTKRSEDPNVSWYTGRTLIEELEATEPYSHALDKPLRMTIGDVFRGSVQNPLSISGRLDAGSLQVGDQILTMPSGETALVRSLEVDSEPSDWAVAGQNVVLNLANIDPIHLRSGDVICRASAPIANITSFTAKVLAFEHLMPSMVDVHRGRLHVPGRISRLVATLDKGSGASIKKKPKIVAPGSVARIVVEMDHAVPLEAPTRVVLRAGGDTVAAGLLE
- the pan2n2 gene encoding poly(A)-specific ribonuclease (PAB-dependent poly(A) ribonuclease, subunit PAN2), which translates into the protein MEADWDELSRIQVPPPSPHGMPTIATAIAFDDVMELLWVGNEYGRITSFCGPELQRYTSVRAHPVSEGPVRQILFHDRGVISLSSKSVHMITRRGLTQWHITHEDMTDLRCMSFTAQLNKVIVAGCQKAMFTIDIDKGHIVDKLPTEYNYTMMKKSRYLCAATDTGSVNALSLTDFRVVKSWKAHGTAVNDMDARNDLLVTCGFSVRHLGSPIVDPLANVYDLKTLSPLPPIPFHAGAAYVRMHPKLHTTSFVASQTGQLQVVDLMNPNAINLRQANVSFMLGIDLSPSGEALAINDAECAIHLWGSPSKVHFNEMSKEVEFADVPARPPPLDWSPDTPLSMIGMPYYHERLFSAWPSHLVFEIGSPPAPIDQALIPYLRPAEIGHYAPNPKKTRRNQVENTRALANSEPALIAPKFLSEKAREQSKAKSDGLVTDAAETLAGTKLNGEAEDDPLLKYSNVEIKYSRFGVDDFDFRFYNQTKFSGLETHIANSFTNALLQLFKFIPLIRNVALQHAASACIFENCLLCEMGYLFDMLEKADGQNCQATNLLKTFGSFREASSLGLLEENLTNKSLSTSIQSVNRFFLGQISHDFRMILPSSDDLDHKLATVASESIRCMFCQKEIVRPGNSLVNELIYPAIDIKQIRRNPAYRFSNILRASIERETQNRGWCNYCRRYQQVAIRKTVHRMPLVMMLNTALNNPIYRRLWAIPGWLPEAVGLVVDAGQILCFEGEDLRMRMQNNMPGLVVYELVGVVSEIDIPEHQKAHLVSFINVSISSREPETTNKWHLFNDFLVTEVDKDEALRFNQPWKVPCVLAYQVKDARHAMDDNWKNVLDTTLLYRDWSLNGGRSVESLATLSEEEKPTPGTPVALDTEFVDLEKAEIDVKADGSQEIVRPSKSGLARVSVLRGSGTREGVPFIDDYITIKETIVDYVTQYSGIKPGDLDPRTSQHNLVPLKVAYKKLWLLLNLGCVFVGHGLASDFRKINIQVPKCQTVDTQYLFFHPGKNRRLSLRYLAWAVFKEYIQEEPTDNNQGHDSIEDARMALRLWKKFQEYEDAGVVSQILEELFREGSKLGFRPPARNGATAVLSRPGTAVTMQNNSGRNTPSTPEVTAPTASAPTTPRQGFRRSVALTPSNGSFAPGTGDFFGGSPLK